Proteins encoded in a region of the Streptomyces violaceoruber genome:
- the ddaH gene encoding dimethylargininase, whose product MPSKKALVRRPSPRLAEGLVTHVEREKVDHGLALEQWDAYVEALGAHGWETLEVDPADDCPDSVFVEDAVVVFRNVALITRPGAESRRAETAGVEEAVARLGCSVNWVWEPGTLDGGDVLKIGDTIYVGRGGRTNAAGVQQLRAAFEPLGARVVAVPVSKVLHLKSAVTALPDGTVIGHIPLTDVPSLFPRFLPVPEESGAHVVLLGGSRLLMAASAPKTAELLADLGHEPVLVDIGEFEKLEGCVTCLSVRLRELYD is encoded by the coding sequence GTGCCCAGCAAGAAGGCCCTCGTCCGCCGCCCCAGCCCCAGGCTCGCCGAAGGACTGGTGACACACGTCGAGCGGGAGAAGGTCGATCACGGCCTGGCCCTCGAACAGTGGGACGCCTACGTCGAGGCCCTCGGAGCACACGGCTGGGAGACGCTGGAGGTGGACCCGGCCGACGACTGTCCGGACTCGGTCTTCGTCGAGGACGCCGTCGTCGTGTTCCGCAACGTCGCGCTGATCACGCGGCCCGGCGCCGAGTCGCGGCGCGCGGAGACGGCCGGCGTCGAGGAGGCCGTGGCCCGGCTCGGCTGCTCGGTGAACTGGGTGTGGGAGCCGGGCACCCTGGACGGCGGCGACGTCCTGAAGATCGGCGACACGATCTACGTGGGACGCGGCGGCCGGACCAACGCGGCCGGTGTCCAGCAGCTGCGGGCGGCGTTCGAGCCGCTGGGCGCCCGGGTCGTCGCCGTGCCCGTGAGCAAGGTGCTGCATCTGAAGTCGGCGGTCACCGCGCTGCCGGACGGGACGGTGATCGGGCACATCCCGCTGACGGACGTGCCCTCGCTGTTCCCCCGTTTCCTGCCGGTGCCGGAGGAGTCGGGGGCGCACGTGGTGCTGCTCGGCGGGAGCAGGCTGCTGATGGCGGCGAGCGCGCCCAAGACGGCGGAGCTGCTCGCCGATCTCGGTCACGAGCCGGTGCTCGTCGACATCGGGGAGTTCGAGAAGCTGGAGGGCTGTGTGACGTGCCTCTCGGTCAGGCTGCGCGAGCTGTACGACTGA
- a CDS encoding acyl-ACP desaturase → MTIVSPHLGTSAEWTDARLLYALEEVVEQELNRHLKVAKDWMPHEYVPWTEARNFPGIFEDGEAWGKEQSKVTEIGRIALVVNLLTEDNLPSYHHEIASLFGRDGAWGTWVHRWTAEEGRHGIVMRDYLLASRAVDPDKLEQFRMAHMSEGFESDNRHSMLHSVAYVAFQELATRISHRNTGHQSGDPVCDRMLARIATDENLHMVFYRNLLKAAFELAPDLTMQAVRDVVVDFRMPGHGMPGFERAAAQMAIGEVYNLRIHHDDVIQPVLRFLKVMEIDGLGPEGQAAQEELGLYMGGLDAEAAKFDEKLAARKARMAARAAG, encoded by the coding sequence GTGACGATCGTCTCCCCGCACCTCGGCACTTCCGCAGAATGGACCGACGCCCGGCTGCTGTACGCGCTGGAGGAAGTGGTCGAGCAGGAACTCAACCGGCATCTGAAGGTCGCCAAGGACTGGATGCCGCACGAGTACGTGCCGTGGACCGAGGCGCGGAACTTCCCGGGGATCTTCGAGGACGGCGAGGCCTGGGGGAAGGAGCAGTCCAAGGTCACCGAGATCGGCCGGATCGCCCTGGTGGTGAACCTGCTGACGGAGGACAACCTCCCCAGCTACCACCACGAGATCGCCAGCCTCTTCGGCCGCGACGGCGCCTGGGGCACCTGGGTGCACCGCTGGACCGCCGAGGAGGGCCGCCACGGCATCGTGATGCGGGACTACCTCCTCGCCTCGCGCGCGGTCGACCCGGACAAGCTGGAGCAGTTCCGCATGGCCCACATGAGTGAGGGCTTCGAGTCGGACAACCGGCACTCGATGCTGCACTCGGTGGCGTACGTGGCCTTCCAGGAGCTGGCCACCCGCATCTCGCACCGCAACACGGGCCACCAGTCCGGCGACCCGGTCTGCGACCGCATGCTGGCCCGCATCGCGACCGACGAGAACCTGCACATGGTCTTCTACCGGAACCTGCTCAAGGCGGCCTTCGAACTGGCACCCGACCTGACGATGCAGGCGGTCCGGGACGTGGTCGTCGACTTCCGGATGCCCGGTCACGGCATGCCCGGCTTCGAGCGGGCCGCCGCGCAGATGGCGATCGGCGAGGTCTACAACCTGCGCATCCACCACGACGACGTGATCCAGCCCGTGCTGCGCTTCCTGAAGGTCATGGAGATCGACGGCCTCGGTCCCGAGGGGCAGGCGGCCCAGGAGGAACTGGGGCTGTACATGGGCGGCCTGGACGCCGAGGCCGCCAAGTTCGACGAGAAGCTGGCGGCGCGCAAGGCCCGGATGGCGGCCCGCGCGGCGGGCTGA
- a CDS encoding WhiB family transcriptional regulator produces the protein MHTETTAAPDLSWQEEALCAQTGGDFFFPEPGSSVRDAKRICALCPIRSTCLEFALSNDERFGVWGGLSEKERLALRRTIP, from the coding sequence ATGCACACCGAGACGACAGCGGCGCCCGACCTCAGCTGGCAGGAGGAGGCGTTGTGCGCGCAGACCGGGGGCGACTTCTTCTTCCCCGAGCCCGGCAGCTCCGTACGGGACGCGAAGCGCATCTGCGCCCTGTGCCCGATCCGCTCGACCTGCCTGGAGTTCGCGCTGAGCAACGACGAGCGCTTCGGCGTCTGGGGCGGCCTGTCGGAGAAGGAACGGCTGGCGCTGCGGCGCACCATCCCCTGA
- a CDS encoding VOC family protein — protein sequence MLTTRFVTGAPNWLDVGTSDLDGATSFYGGLFGWRFRSAGPEAGGYGFFELDGRIVADGMGTTEEQGPPSWTVYFQAPDARAAAQASGEAHGGVLVQPMDVMDQGTMTILADRAGLPFGIWQPGQRAGLDVTGESGALCWVELHTADIAAAAAYYRAVLGLETSGVSFPGGSYTCVNPAGEGEDAMFGGLVPLAEDPADTDADAGWLPYFAVDDADTAVARTTELGGTVRMPATDIEGVGRVARLADPYGARFAVLRPAPRQG from the coding sequence ATGCTCACGACCCGTTTCGTCACCGGCGCTCCGAACTGGCTCGACGTCGGCACGTCCGATCTCGACGGCGCCACCTCCTTCTACGGCGGCCTCTTCGGCTGGCGGTTCCGGTCGGCCGGGCCGGAGGCCGGCGGCTACGGCTTCTTCGAGCTGGACGGCCGGATCGTGGCCGACGGCATGGGCACGACCGAGGAGCAGGGCCCGCCGTCCTGGACCGTGTACTTCCAGGCGCCGGACGCCCGGGCCGCCGCCCAGGCCTCCGGGGAGGCGCACGGCGGTGTCCTCGTGCAGCCGATGGACGTCATGGACCAGGGCACCATGACGATCCTCGCCGACCGGGCCGGGCTGCCGTTCGGCATCTGGCAGCCGGGGCAGCGCGCCGGCCTGGACGTGACCGGCGAGAGCGGCGCGCTGTGCTGGGTCGAGCTGCACACCGCGGACATCGCGGCAGCCGCCGCCTACTACCGTGCGGTGCTGGGCCTGGAAACCTCCGGCGTCTCCTTCCCCGGCGGCTCCTACACCTGCGTCAACCCGGCCGGGGAGGGCGAGGACGCCATGTTCGGCGGTCTCGTCCCGCTCGCCGAGGATCCGGCGGACACGGACGCCGACGCCGGATGGCTGCCGTACTTCGCGGTGGACGACGCGGACACCGCGGTCGCCCGGACCACGGAGCTGGGCGGCACGGTGCGGATGCCCGCGACGGACATCGAGGGCGTCGGCCGCGTAGCCCGCCTGGCCGACCCGTACGGCGCCCGGTTCGCGGTACTCAGGCCGGCGCCCCGCCAGGGGTAG
- a CDS encoding LacI family DNA-binding transcriptional regulator has translation MTETGPRPTLEAVAERAGVSRATVSRVVNGAHGVRDALAERVRRAVEELGYVPNHAARSLVTRRHQAVAVVAAEPETRVFADPYFAQQLRGISKELTAHDNQLVLLLTEGREDHARVGRYLAGGHVDGALVFSLHLHDPLPGLVRSAGVPTVFGGRPDWDDGRDDVVYVDSDNRGGARSAVHHLAGLGRTRIAHITGPLDQTSAADRLAGFRDVRPGAGPGLVARGDFTSGGGERAMRVLLDRCPGLDAVFAANDLTAAGALRVLRERGRRVPDDVAVVGFDDMLPVAEQTDPPLTTVRQDIEGMGRLMARLLLRGLDRGAAADATDFDAARTPTAAPPGVVLPTTLVHRSTA, from the coding sequence GTGACCGAGACCGGGCCGCGCCCCACGCTCGAGGCCGTGGCCGAGCGCGCCGGGGTCTCGCGGGCCACCGTGTCCCGTGTGGTCAACGGTGCCCACGGGGTGCGGGACGCGCTGGCCGAGCGGGTGCGGCGCGCGGTGGAGGAACTCGGATACGTGCCCAACCACGCCGCCCGCTCACTGGTGACCAGACGGCACCAGGCCGTCGCCGTCGTCGCCGCGGAACCGGAGACACGGGTCTTCGCCGACCCCTACTTCGCCCAGCAACTGCGCGGCATCAGCAAGGAACTGACGGCCCACGACAACCAGCTCGTGCTGCTGCTCACCGAGGGCCGCGAGGACCACGCCCGTGTCGGGCGCTACCTGGCCGGCGGGCACGTCGACGGTGCCCTCGTCTTCTCCCTGCACCTGCACGACCCGCTGCCCGGCCTGGTCCGCAGCGCCGGGGTGCCGACCGTCTTCGGCGGGCGCCCCGACTGGGACGACGGGCGGGACGACGTGGTCTACGTGGACAGCGACAACCGCGGCGGCGCGCGCTCGGCCGTCCACCACCTGGCCGGGCTCGGCCGCACCCGCATTGCGCACATCACCGGCCCGCTCGACCAGACCTCGGCCGCCGACCGGCTCGCGGGCTTCCGTGACGTCCGCCCCGGTGCCGGCCCGGGGCTGGTCGCGCGGGGGGACTTCACCTCGGGCGGCGGGGAGCGGGCGATGCGGGTACTGCTCGACCGGTGCCCCGGCCTGGACGCCGTGTTCGCGGCCAACGACCTCACCGCGGCGGGCGCCCTGCGGGTGCTGCGCGAACGCGGGCGGCGGGTGCCGGACGACGTGGCCGTGGTGGGCTTCGACGACATGCTGCCCGTCGCCGAACAGACCGACCCGCCGCTGACCACCGTCCGCCAGGACATCGAGGGCATGGGCCGGCTGATGGCCCGCCTGCTGCTGCGCGGCCTGGACCGCGGAGCCGCCGCCGACGCCACCGACTTCGACGCCGCGCGGACACCGACCGCCGCCCCGCCCGGCGTGGTCCTGCCGACGACCCTGGTCCACCGGTCCACGGCGTGA
- a CDS encoding multicopper oxidase domain-containing protein — translation MDRRGFNRRVLLGGAAAATSLSIAPEVAGAAPAAKGITARTAPAGGEVRHLKMYAEKLADGQMGYGFEKGKASVPGPLIEVNEGDTLHIEFTNTMDVRASLHVHGLDYEISSDGTAMNKSDVEPGGTRTYTWRTHKPGRRDDGTWRPGSAGYWHYHDHVVGTEHGTGGIRNGLYGPVIVRRKGDVLPDATHTIVFNDMTINNRKPHTGPDFEATVGDRVEIVMITHGEYYHTFHMHGHRWADNRTGILTGPDDPSRVIDNKITGPADSFGFQIIAGEGVGAGAWMYHCHVQSHSDMGMVGLFLVKKPDGTIPGYEPHEHGGATAKSGESGEPTGGAAAHEHEH, via the coding sequence ATGGACAGGCGAGGCTTCAACCGACGGGTACTGCTGGGCGGCGCGGCCGCCGCGACATCGTTGTCCATCGCTCCGGAGGTCGCGGGCGCCGCCCCCGCGGCCAAGGGGATCACCGCGAGGACGGCACCGGCCGGGGGCGAGGTGAGACACCTCAAGATGTACGCCGAGAAGCTGGCGGACGGTCAGATGGGCTACGGCTTCGAGAAGGGCAAGGCGTCGGTCCCCGGCCCGCTGATCGAGGTCAACGAGGGCGACACGCTGCACATCGAGTTCACCAACACGATGGACGTGCGGGCCAGCCTGCACGTGCACGGCCTGGACTACGAGATCTCCAGCGACGGCACCGCGATGAACAAGAGCGACGTCGAGCCCGGCGGCACCCGCACCTACACCTGGCGCACCCACAAACCGGGCCGCCGCGACGACGGCACCTGGCGGCCGGGCAGCGCGGGCTACTGGCACTACCACGACCACGTCGTCGGCACCGAACACGGCACCGGAGGCATCCGCAACGGCCTGTACGGCCCGGTGATCGTGCGCCGCAAGGGGGACGTGCTGCCGGACGCCACGCACACGATCGTCTTCAACGACATGACCATCAACAACCGCAAGCCGCACACCGGCCCCGACTTCGAGGCCACCGTGGGCGACCGCGTGGAGATCGTCATGATCACGCACGGGGAGTACTACCACACCTTCCACATGCACGGTCACCGCTGGGCGGACAACCGGACCGGCATCCTCACCGGCCCCGACGACCCGTCCCGGGTCATCGACAACAAGATCACCGGCCCGGCCGACTCCTTCGGCTTCCAGATCATCGCGGGGGAGGGGGTGGGCGCCGGGGCGTGGATGTACCACTGCCACGTCCAGAGCCACTCCGACATGGGCATGGTGGGGCTGTTCCTGGTGAAGAAGCCGGACGGCACGATCCCCGGGTACGAACCGCACGAGCACGGCGGGGCGACCGCGAAGAGCGGCGAGAGCGGGGAGCCGACGGGCGGGGCGGCCGCACACGAACACGAGCACTGA
- a CDS encoding ThuA domain-containing protein translates to MPLRGLSARRKGWAACATAAFVAAGLLAGPAASARPAPDPSLTTMSIKSPPGGANVRVLIFYGSAAAGDESPVVNAGISAIERIGLSGPAKEQFKVEATDNANVFTNDKKLGRFNAVVFLTGGGDVLTPAQEAGLEAYMEAGGGFVGVHDAARAEPYSDWFTGLVGARPAAGSPAKVQRATVEVGDRRHPATKDLPLEWKRPDEWLNWQKNPSGEVHTVARVRESTYAPGTSANGADHPVSWCRDYDGGRSFYTGMGGTVSSYDETDFRTHLRGALMWTTRLSQADCKATINANYKAERLTDPNQPGQNDQIGEPHGLVTAPDGRVFYIGRGGTDSSHPVVTDWNDPNVGKGTGEIHVWDPKTDKVTLAGALTVFGNKGGGDELTKVEEGLLGIELDPRFEENGWVYLHYTPHSQINRDTHMAERRVSRFTLDRATNKLDLGSEKVLLKWPVQIHSCCHAGGGMAWDSKGNLYIATGDNNSSGFSDGYSGNNPQPNFKGVSFADARRTAGNTNNLNGKILRIHPEPDGTYTLPEGNLFTGKETAEGGGKTRGEIYVMGVRNPARISVDKKTDTLYAGWVGPDAGAPSPTWGPAKYDTFATITKASNRGWPYCMGNKQPYRDRNLPDPSKPLGWYDCDHPKNESPNNDGLVNLPPVTGNNIWYSPQGGGPDYPRDENGIPSYKQDEATYRLPWLKGGGQAAMNGPLYRYDADSTSDTKWPAYWDGKWFVGDFYDADQPRNAVLMDPKTQGDGGLPVHSESLKKIVPVGNDGIKNLMGWKFGPDGALYVLDYGRGFFTSDSKSALWRVTYEGGGPTPAANQLARGTE, encoded by the coding sequence ATGCCCTTAAGAGGGTTGAGCGCGAGAAGAAAAGGGTGGGCGGCGTGCGCCACCGCCGCTTTCGTCGCCGCGGGACTGCTGGCCGGCCCTGCCGCCAGTGCCCGTCCGGCGCCGGACCCATCCCTGACAACGATGTCGATCAAGTCGCCGCCCGGCGGCGCCAATGTACGGGTGCTGATCTTCTACGGTTCCGCCGCGGCCGGGGACGAGTCACCGGTCGTGAACGCCGGCATCTCGGCCATCGAGCGGATCGGTCTCTCCGGGCCTGCCAAGGAGCAGTTCAAGGTCGAGGCCACGGACAACGCCAACGTCTTCACCAACGACAAGAAGCTCGGCCGCTTCAACGCGGTCGTGTTCCTGACCGGCGGCGGCGACGTCCTGACTCCTGCTCAGGAGGCGGGTCTGGAAGCGTACATGGAGGCCGGCGGCGGGTTCGTCGGCGTCCACGACGCGGCCCGCGCGGAGCCGTACTCGGACTGGTTCACCGGTCTGGTCGGCGCCCGTCCGGCCGCTGGCAGTCCGGCCAAGGTCCAGCGGGCCACCGTCGAGGTCGGTGACCGGCGGCATCCGGCCACCAAGGACCTGCCGTTGGAGTGGAAGCGCCCCGACGAGTGGCTGAACTGGCAGAAGAACCCGTCGGGTGAGGTCCACACCGTGGCCCGGGTGCGCGAGTCGACGTACGCGCCCGGGACGAGTGCCAACGGGGCCGACCACCCGGTCAGCTGGTGCCGGGACTACGACGGCGGCCGGTCGTTCTACACCGGCATGGGCGGCACGGTGTCGTCGTACGACGAGACCGACTTCCGTACCCATCTGCGCGGCGCCCTGATGTGGACGACCCGGCTGTCGCAGGCCGACTGCAAGGCGACCATCAACGCCAACTACAAGGCCGAGCGGCTCACCGACCCCAACCAGCCCGGCCAGAACGACCAGATCGGCGAACCGCACGGCCTGGTCACCGCCCCCGACGGCCGCGTCTTCTACATCGGCCGCGGTGGCACGGACTCCTCCCACCCCGTCGTGACCGACTGGAACGACCCGAACGTCGGCAAGGGCACGGGTGAGATCCACGTCTGGGACCCGAAGACCGACAAGGTCACCCTCGCCGGTGCGCTGACCGTCTTCGGCAACAAGGGCGGCGGCGACGAGCTGACCAAGGTCGAGGAGGGCCTGCTCGGCATCGAACTGGACCCTCGGTTCGAGGAGAACGGGTGGGTGTACCTGCACTACACCCCGCACTCCCAGATCAACCGGGACACCCACATGGCCGAGCGGCGGGTCTCCCGCTTCACCCTCGACCGGGCGACCAACAAGCTGGACCTGGGCAGCGAGAAGGTGCTGCTGAAGTGGCCGGTGCAGATCCACAGCTGCTGCCACGCGGGCGGCGGGATGGCCTGGGACTCCAAGGGGAACCTGTACATCGCCACCGGTGACAACAACTCCAGTGGTTTCAGCGACGGTTACTCCGGAAACAACCCGCAGCCCAACTTCAAGGGCGTGTCCTTCGCCGACGCGCGCCGCACGGCCGGCAACACCAACAACCTCAACGGCAAGATCCTGCGCATCCACCCGGAGCCGGACGGGACGTACACGCTCCCGGAGGGCAACCTCTTCACCGGCAAGGAGACCGCCGAGGGCGGCGGCAAGACGCGGGGCGAGATCTACGTGATGGGCGTCCGCAACCCGGCGCGCATCTCCGTCGACAAGAAGACCGACACCCTGTACGCGGGATGGGTCGGCCCGGACGCCGGCGCCCCGTCGCCGACGTGGGGTCCGGCCAAGTACGACACGTTCGCCACCATCACCAAGGCGAGCAACCGCGGCTGGCCGTACTGCATGGGCAACAAGCAGCCGTACCGGGACCGGAACCTGCCGGACCCCTCGAAGCCGCTGGGCTGGTACGACTGCGACCACCCGAAGAACGAGTCGCCGAACAACGACGGCCTGGTCAACCTGCCGCCGGTGACCGGCAACAACATCTGGTACTCGCCGCAGGGCGGCGGCCCCGACTACCCGCGCGACGAGAACGGCATCCCGTCGTACAAGCAGGACGAGGCCACCTACCGGCTGCCCTGGCTCAAGGGCGGCGGCCAGGCCGCGATGAACGGCCCGCTGTACCGCTACGACGCCGACAGCACCAGTGACACCAAGTGGCCCGCGTACTGGGACGGCAAGTGGTTCGTCGGTGACTTCTACGACGCCGACCAGCCGCGCAACGCGGTGCTGATGGACCCGAAGACGCAGGGCGACGGCGGTCTGCCGGTGCACTCGGAGTCCCTGAAGAAGATCGTGCCGGTCGGCAACGACGGCATCAAGAACCTGATGGGCTGGAAGTTCGGCCCGGACGGCGCGCTGTACGTCCTGGACTACGGCCGCGGCTTCTTCACCTCGGACTCCAAGTCGGCCCTGTGGCGGGTCACCTACGAGGGCGGCGGCCCGACGCCGGCCGCCAACCAGCTGGCGAGGGGGACCGAGTGA
- a CDS encoding OmpL47-type beta-barrel domain-containing protein — protein sequence MWAALLAGLLMVLGLQATSASGQPAKAPAAAAADQVLTWTAGDDITKYASAPETAVAGPATIVFENSEATGNTTGMPHTLTFMTSDPAYNQDVQLNILANPNDAEGGKHTAEVTLTPGTYMYHCTIPGHGQMTGVLVVTEGGGGEDTTAPATSAEVGGTQNADGAYVGSATVSIAATDEGGSGVERIEYALGADGAWQPYTTPVVVDQVGEHTVRYRAFDKAGNAAEEKSVTFAVAAPDTDDTTAPETSATVSGEKNAEGAYIDMATVTVTASDTGSGVNTIEYAVGDGAWTAYTAPVMVHEVGEHTVRYRATDKAGNVAAEKSVAFTVAAAPPQDTTPPVTGATVDGTKNSDGAYVGSAKVTVNAADEGGSGVAGVEYSLDAGPYLAYTDPVIVDRVGRHTVAYRASDKAGNTSEPLTVDFTVVSGQVPPPPCPEYDERQTVIVGTVDSGVPNRVTNNRCRINEMIEDEKEWTSQALFLKHVREVMDGLLDEGVVDKREYRAINKAAKQSKIGQPGQTEGYRTILDGSQESFAKWEQVGGGSFGLNPDGSITSSTSTPGMGMLWFPERKYGDFSLKLQWRDDAAGTANTNGGVFVRFPQVHDHPEESRPEWVAIKYGHEIQAFDSPTGDMYKSGSVYGFDRVGLAGAGVTEKGTWNDYEIRVVDQHYSIYRNGVLINEFDNFGGQTFYPERSDDPGTDGRRFASGYVGLQVHSTSDVISYRDVRIKDL from the coding sequence ATGTGGGCCGCGCTGCTGGCCGGCCTGCTGATGGTGCTCGGACTGCAGGCGACGTCCGCCTCCGGGCAGCCCGCAAAGGCACCCGCCGCGGCCGCCGCCGACCAGGTGCTCACCTGGACGGCCGGCGACGACATCACCAAGTACGCGTCGGCGCCGGAGACGGCGGTGGCCGGTCCGGCCACGATCGTCTTCGAGAACAGTGAGGCCACCGGCAACACCACCGGCATGCCGCACACGCTGACGTTCATGACCAGCGATCCCGCGTACAACCAGGACGTCCAGCTGAACATCCTGGCCAACCCGAACGACGCCGAGGGCGGCAAGCACACCGCCGAGGTCACCCTCACCCCGGGCACGTACATGTACCACTGCACGATCCCGGGCCACGGCCAGATGACGGGCGTGCTCGTGGTCACCGAGGGCGGTGGCGGCGAGGACACCACGGCGCCCGCCACCTCGGCCGAGGTGGGCGGCACGCAGAACGCCGACGGCGCGTACGTCGGTTCCGCGACCGTGAGCATCGCCGCCACCGACGAGGGCGGCTCGGGCGTGGAGCGGATCGAGTACGCGCTCGGTGCCGACGGCGCCTGGCAGCCGTACACCACGCCGGTCGTCGTCGACCAGGTCGGCGAGCACACGGTGCGCTACCGGGCGTTCGACAAGGCGGGCAACGCCGCCGAGGAGAAGAGCGTCACGTTCGCCGTGGCCGCGCCCGACACCGACGACACGACCGCGCCGGAGACCTCGGCGACGGTCAGCGGTGAGAAGAACGCCGAGGGCGCCTACATCGACATGGCGACGGTGACCGTCACCGCCTCCGACACCGGTTCCGGCGTCAACACCATCGAGTACGCGGTCGGCGACGGCGCCTGGACGGCGTACACGGCGCCGGTCATGGTGCACGAGGTCGGCGAGCACACCGTGCGCTACCGGGCCACCGACAAGGCGGGCAACGTCGCCGCGGAGAAGAGCGTCGCCTTCACCGTGGCCGCCGCTCCCCCGCAGGACACCACCCCGCCGGTGACCGGCGCGACCGTGGACGGCACCAAGAACTCCGACGGCGCCTACGTCGGCAGCGCGAAGGTGACCGTGAACGCCGCGGACGAGGGCGGTTCCGGCGTCGCCGGTGTGGAGTACTCGCTGGACGCCGGGCCCTACCTGGCGTACACCGACCCGGTGATCGTGGACCGCGTGGGCCGGCACACCGTGGCGTACCGGGCGAGCGACAAGGCGGGCAACACCTCCGAGCCGCTGACCGTGGACTTCACGGTGGTGTCGGGCCAGGTGCCGCCGCCGCCCTGCCCGGAGTACGACGAGCGCCAGACGGTGATCGTCGGCACGGTCGACTCGGGGGTGCCGAACCGGGTCACCAACAACCGGTGCCGGATCAACGAGATGATCGAGGACGAGAAGGAGTGGACGTCCCAGGCGCTGTTCCTCAAGCACGTCCGTGAGGTCATGGACGGTCTCCTGGACGAGGGCGTCGTCGACAAGCGGGAGTACCGGGCGATCAACAAGGCCGCCAAGCAGTCGAAGATCGGTCAGCCCGGCCAGACCGAGGGCTACCGCACGATCCTCGACGGCAGCCAGGAGTCCTTCGCCAAGTGGGAGCAGGTGGGCGGCGGTTCGTTCGGGCTGAACCCGGACGGGTCGATCACGTCCAGCACCAGCACGCCCGGCATGGGCATGCTGTGGTTCCCCGAGCGCAAGTACGGCGACTTCTCGCTGAAGCTCCAGTGGCGTGACGACGCGGCGGGCACCGCGAACACCAACGGCGGCGTCTTCGTGCGCTTCCCGCAGGTGCACGACCACCCGGAGGAGTCGCGTCCGGAGTGGGTCGCCATCAAGTACGGGCACGAGATCCAGGCGTTCGACAGCCCGACCGGCGACATGTACAAGTCCGGTTCCGTCTACGGCTTCGACCGGGTCGGCCTGGCCGGCGCGGGCGTCACCGAGAAGGGCACCTGGAACGACTACGAGATCCGGGTGGTGGACCAGCACTACTCGATCTACCGCAACGGTGTGCTGATCAACGAGTTCGACAACTTCGGCGGGCAGACCTTCTACCCCGAGCGCTCGGACGACCCGGGCACGGACGGGCGGCGGTTCGCCTCCGGCTACGTCGGACTGCAGGTGCACAGCACGTCGGACGTGATCTCGTACCGCGACGTCCGGATCAAGGACCTCTAG
- the ligD gene encoding non-homologous end-joining DNA ligase codes for MAEAVELEAGGRSVRLSSPGKVFFPEHGYTKLDVARYYQAVAPGVLRALRERPTTLQRYPDGITGEWFYQKRAPKGMPDWIPTAHITFPSGRSADEMCPTEEAAVLWAAQYGTLTFHPWPVRRDDVDHPDELRIDLDPQPGTDYDDAARAAHELRAVLEEFGGLRGWPKTSGGRGIHVFVPIEPRWTFTQVRRAAIAVGREMERRMPERVTIKWWKEERGERIFIDYNQTARDRTIASAYSVRPRPNAPVSAPLTWDEVGVAHPRDFDITTMPARFAELGDVHAGMDDTRYSLDALLELATKDEHDHGLGDLPYPPEYPKMPGEPSRVQPSRARKKAPGPD; via the coding sequence ATGGCGGAAGCGGTGGAACTGGAGGCGGGCGGGCGGAGCGTGCGGCTGTCCAGCCCGGGGAAGGTGTTCTTTCCGGAGCACGGGTACACCAAGCTGGACGTGGCACGGTACTACCAGGCCGTCGCCCCCGGCGTCCTGCGTGCCCTGCGCGAGAGGCCCACCACCCTGCAGCGGTACCCGGACGGCATCACCGGCGAGTGGTTCTACCAGAAGCGCGCGCCCAAGGGGATGCCCGACTGGATCCCGACCGCGCACATCACCTTCCCCAGCGGGCGCAGCGCCGACGAGATGTGCCCCACCGAGGAGGCGGCCGTGCTGTGGGCCGCCCAGTACGGCACCCTCACCTTCCATCCCTGGCCGGTGCGCCGGGACGATGTCGACCACCCCGACGAACTGCGCATCGACCTCGATCCGCAGCCCGGGACGGATTACGACGACGCCGCCCGCGCCGCCCACGAACTGCGCGCGGTGCTGGAGGAGTTCGGCGGGCTGCGGGGCTGGCCCAAGACGTCCGGCGGGCGCGGCATCCACGTCTTCGTGCCGATCGAGCCGCGCTGGACCTTCACCCAGGTGCGGCGCGCCGCGATCGCCGTCGGCCGCGAGATGGAACGGCGGATGCCCGAGCGGGTCACCATCAAGTGGTGGAAGGAGGAGCGCGGCGAGCGCATCTTCATCGACTACAACCAGACCGCCCGCGACCGCACCATCGCCTCCGCCTACTCCGTGCGGCCGCGCCCGAACGCGCCCGTCTCCGCCCCGCTGACCTGGGACGAGGTGGGTGTCGCGCACCCGCGGGACTTCGACATCACGACCATGCCCGCGCGCTTCGCCGAACTCGGCGACGTGCACGCGGGCATGGACGACACGAGGTACTCCCTCGACGCGCTGCTGGAGCTGGCGACGAAGGACGAGCACGACCACGGGCTCGGTGATCTGCCCTACCCGCCCGAGTATCCGAAGATGCCGGGCGAGCCGAGCCGGGTCCAGCCCAGCCGGGCCAGGAAGAAGGCTCCCGGCCCGGACTGA